From the genome of Deltaproteobacteria bacterium, one region includes:
- a CDS encoding DUF1566 domain-containing protein produces the protein MDDDTDDDADDDIDDDLADDDTQTECDTWTDPTSGLTWLVEPLPFQSGWAFWPDALEACETLACSGYDDWRLPTISELRSLIRGCASTQFGGSCGVTDDCLWVDDCWGDGCSNCAVGNGPADGCYWPSELEGECGNYWSSSTPPPSTLSDTAWNISFWQAGIGDSGYDIPGYKARCARGEFAPVEAK, from the coding sequence GTGGACGACGACACGGATGACGATGCCGACGACGACATCGACGACGATTTGGCCGATGACGACACGCAGACCGAGTGCGACACGTGGACGGACCCGACCTCAGGTTTAACGTGGTTGGTCGAACCGTTGCCGTTTCAATCGGGTTGGGCTTTTTGGCCCGACGCGCTGGAGGCTTGCGAAACGCTTGCATGCAGCGGGTACGACGATTGGCGACTACCGACGATTTCGGAGTTGCGCAGCCTGATCCGAGGTTGTGCGTCGACTCAATTCGGAGGCTCATGCGGCGTAACGGATGACTGTCTATGGGTCGACGATTGCTGGGGAGACGGCTGCTCGAATTGCGCGGTTGGCAACGGTCCGGCAGACGGGTGCTACTGGCCGAGCGAGTTGGAAGGCGAATGCGGAAATTATTGGTCGTCCTCGACGCCACCCCCAAGCACTCTATCGGACACAGCATGGAACATTTCTTTTTGGCAGGCCGGAATCGGTGACAGCGGCTACGATATTCCAGGATACAAAGCCCGCTGCGCGCGCGGCGAGTTCGCGCCAGTCGAAGCCAAATAG